In Oryza sativa Japonica Group chromosome 3, ASM3414082v1, one DNA window encodes the following:
- the LOC9271815 gene encoding arabinogalactan protein 1-like — MQTEKKESAGAAGEKPPSFCDRLQRAFHARPAFRPLRRLGVRHGQDDDGGGGAPGSTVDMQPATTTTHGGGPPRPVLPPAAGHAPAPVVLPPAVVKPAAKPAGGNAPAPVVLPSAPAARPPPPSRRHGHAHASTTGSAPAAEKVAATTTRPPPGIPVPVPPPAAAAAADVTTAAADAKEGDGDKEQQGKGKTRVSSRVRKAFSSK; from the coding sequence ATGCAGACGGAGAAGAAGGAgtctgccggcgccgccggcgagaagccgccGAGCTTCTGTGACAGGCTCCAGAGAGCTTTCCACGCCCGCCCGGCGTTCcggcctctccgccgcctcggcgtccGCCACGGCCaggacgacgacggtggtggtggtgcgcctGGAAGTACAGTAGACATGCAgcctgcgacgacgacgacgcacggcggcggcccacCGAGGCCGGTGCTGCCACCGGCGGCAGGCCACGCTCCGGCGCCCGTCGTGCTGCCGCCGGCGGTAGTGAAACCGGCTGCCAAGCCTGCGGGCGGCAACGCTCCGGCGCCTGTCGTGTTGCCGTCGGCGCCGGCTGcaaggccgccgccaccgtcgcgtcgccatggGCATGCACATGCGTCGACGACCGGGAGCGCACCTGCCGCCGAGAAGGtggcggcaacgacgacgaggccgcCACCGGGGATTCCGGtgcccgtgccgccgccggctgctgctgctgccgctgatgtcaccaccgccgcggcggacgcGAAGGAGGGCGATGGTGACAAGGAGCAGCAAGGGAAGGGGAAGACCAGGGTGAGCTCCAGAGTGCGCAAGGCCTTCTCCTCCAAGTAG
- the LOC4332886 gene encoding uncharacterized protein: MEKGKGLARRWAVELHDASSSSSSHSSIPDPPGFTRSAPDADDAAGARQRKDSETAWKAQKAWEVAQAPFKNLMMMGFMMWMAGSTVHLFSIGITFSALWQPISALRSVGKVFEPFKDPRVDTLAPKLVFIALNLAAMGLGVWKLNTLGLLPTNASDWVFSLAPAREVEYAGGGIPLH; the protein is encoded by the exons atggagaaGGGCAAGGGCCTCGCCCGCCGCTGGGCGGTGGAGCTCCacgacgcctcctcctcctcctcctcccactcctcCATCCCCGACCCGCCCGGCTTCACCAGATCCGCCCCCGACGCG gacgacgccgccggcgcgcggcaGCGGAAGGATTCCGAGACCGCGTGGAAGGCGCAG AAAGCGTGGGAGGTGGCGCAGGCGCCGTTCAAGAACCTGATGATGATGGGTTTCATGATGTGGATGGCCGGGAGCACCGTCCACCTGTTTAGCATAGGTATCACGTTCTCCGCTCTGTGGCAGCCCATCAGCGCCCTCCGCTCTGTTGGCAAAG TTTTTGAACCATTCAAGGACCCAAGGGTGGATACTCTAGCACCTAAGTTGGTCTTTATTGCTCTCAACTTGGCAGCTATGGGTTTAGGTGTATGGAAG CTCAATACGTTGGGTCTTCTTCCAACAAATGCATCAGATTGGGTGTTTTCACTGGCTCCTGCTCGG GAGGTTGAATATGCTGGTGGAGGGATCCCCTTGCACTGA
- the LOC4332887 gene encoding protein SEEDLING LETHAL 1, chloroplastic gives MEEVLLRHARLPRPTAPTARRSRRLRVVAVALRTRPTSLAVPGFPPAPAPAPEHVLLPSPSVAAGAAEVLLAAGVPPADLRRAAGMCPELLSVPVGTITAALRFLTDEAGVPAEDLPRVLRRRPRLLVSPVAARLRPTLYFLRALGVPDLPRRADLLSFSVEDKLLPRIEFLESLGLPSRAARSMARRFPALFYYGIDGNMRPKAEYLLGDMARDADDLFEFPEYFSYALATRIAPRHEACAARGVRMPLPAMLRPGDDKFRATLAGCVGSTPPRRRSPLWHAYWVDDAGEVEEIGAASQP, from the coding sequence ATGGAGGAGGTCCTGCTGCGCCACGCCCGCCTCCCGAGGCCCACCGCGCCCACcgcgcgccgcagccgccgcctccgcgtcgtcgccgtcgcgctgcgGACCAGGCCCACCAGCCTCGCCGTCCCGGGCTTCcctcccgcgcccgcgccggcgcccgAGCACGtgctgctgccgtcgccgtccgtggCCGCGGGCGCCGCCGAGGTGCTGCTCGCCGCGGGGGTGCCGCCCGCCGACCTCAGGCGGGCCGCGGGGATGTGCCCCGAGCTGCTGTCCGTGCCCGTGGGGACCATCACGGCGGCGCTGCGGTTCTTGACCGACGAGGCGGGGGTCCCGGCGGAGGACCTGCCGCgggtgctgcggcggcggcccaggCTGCTGGTgtcccccgtcgccgcgcggcTCCGCCCCACGCTCTACTTCCTCCGCGCGCTCGGCGTGCCGgacctgccgcgccgcgccgaccTGCTCTCCTTCTCCGTCGAGGACAAGCTCCTCCCGCGGATCGAGTTCCTCGAGTCGctcggcctcccctcccgcgccgcgcgctccaTGGCGCGCCGCTTCCCGGCGCTCTTCTACTACGGCATCGACGGCAACATGCGGCCCAAGGCGGAGTACCTCCTCGGCGACATGGCCCGGGACGCCGACGACCTCTTCGAGTTCCCGGAGTACTTCTCCTACGCGCTCGCCACGCGCATCGCGCCGCGCCACGAGGCCTGCGCCGCGCGGGGCGTCAGGATGCCGCTGCCGGCCATGCTCCGGCCGGGCGACGACAAGTTCAGGGCCACCCTCGCCGGCTGCGTcggctccacgccgccgcggaggcggtcGCCGCTATGGCACGCCTACTGGgtggacgacgccggcgaggtggaggagatcGGGGCGGCGTCGCAGCCGTga